The DNA segment GAGCTTTTACCTAGTGATTTACTATGAAATTACAGATGAGTGTGTTATAATGAGCGGTGTAAAAATCGTAGTGGTTTGCTATGAATTAATTAGAGGAGGCATTATGAAGCGGGAATTGTTAAGAATTGAGAGTTTATCTGCCGGTGTGGAAGATAAGACCATTCTTAAAAATATAAATTTGACAATTAATTATGGTGAGGTCCATGTGATTATGGGACCTAACGGGTCCGGGAAATCCACCCTCGCCAACGTCTTGATGAACAATCCGGAGTATGACGTGACCGAGGGACACATCTTTTTAGATGGGGAGGACATCACGAATCTTTCAACGGACAAAAGGGCACGAAAAGGTATGTTTATGTCCTTCCAGACCCCGATGGAAGTGAGTGGCATTACGGTGGAAAACTTTATTCGCACTGCCAAGTCCACCATTGAAGATAAGAACATTTCGATTTTGAAGTTTAAAAAGGAACTGAAGAAGGAAATGGATCGATTGGATTTTGATGAATCCTATGCCGGCCGTTATTTAAATCAAGGCTTCTCCGGCGGCGAGATGAAGAAGAATGAAATTTTACAAATGTTGGTACTCAATCCGAAGCTGGCCATTTTA comes from the Peptoniphilus equinus genome and includes:
- the sufC gene encoding Fe-S cluster assembly ATPase SufC, which gives rise to MKRELLRIESLSAGVEDKTILKNINLTINYGEVHVIMGPNGSGKSTLANVLMNNPEYDVTEGHIFLDGEDITNLSTDKRARKGMFMSFQTPMEVSGITVENFIRTAKSTIEDKNISILKFKKELKKEMDRLDFDESYAGRYLNQGFSGGEMKKNEILQMLVLNPKLAILDETDSGLDVDATRVVSEGIGRYKSDDNAVVIITHHKELIRSVVPDFVHVIIDGEFVKEGDASLVDAIETKGFNWIREEVK